The genomic window GTTATCCTCCCGAGGGAATTCGCTCTCGATTTTACCATCTTTTGTTTGAGGAATCCCCAGCCTTGCCCAATCATTGAAATCCTTGATCCGGGAAACCCTATTGTACAGGAAGCAGCCCCCAATGCGGACATCCGCACCGATATCCCGAAATATTGCATCTTCAAGGATTCAAAACTGGTCGAGGAAAGAACAGAGATCACCAACTTATGGCGTGACGATCTTGTAACTTATTTAATCGGTTGCAGTTATACCTTTGAAGAAGCCCTGGTTCGGGGAGGGGTTCCCGTAAAGAATTATCTCCAGCAAAAAGATCCAGGCGTATATATCAGTTCAGTCATGTGCCGGCCAGCCGGGGTTTTTTGGGGGCCCATGGTAGTCACTATGAGACCGATTCCTGGCCATCTTGTTGCACGGACGGTTCAGATAACATCGAGATTTCCTAAAGCGCATGGCGCGCCCGTCCATATTGGCAATGGGGAGCCAATTGGGATCACGCATCTTGAAAAGGTTGCCTTTGGCGAACCTCCCGTAATTGACAGGGGGGATGTGCCTGTTTTTTGGGGTTGCGGTGTTACTCCGCAGCT from Deltaproteobacteria bacterium includes these protein-coding regions:
- a CDS encoding putative hydro-lyase; the encoded protein is MSNERQEQDPGKFRDQIRQGKWQKSTSGACPGYVQANLVILPREFALDFTIFCLRNPQPCPIIEILDPGNPIVQEAAPNADIRTDIPKYCIFKDSKLVEERTEITNLWRDDLVTYLIGCSYTFEEALVRGGVPVKNYLQQKDPGVYISSVMCRPAGVFWGPMVVTMRPIPGHLVARTVQITSRFPKAHGAPVHIGNGEPIGITHLEKVAFGEPPVIDRGDVPVFWGCGVTPQLAAMKSKVPFMITHKPCHMFITDIKIEEMAIS